From a single Couchioplanes caeruleus genomic region:
- a CDS encoding cellulase family glycosylhydrolase, giving the protein MRRVKLKLLVAGAVAAAVSTVALIALPASAETAAFTVTNSWSTGYQASVVVKNDTSSTLDTWRVQLTLPAGTTIVNAWNATLATSGSTHTFTPAGWNATIAAGASTEFGMIVNGTGRPTACTVNDATCGITTAPATPSATTPTAVPTTPSARPTTASPSPSRTTTPTTTPTATPTTPPAGGTGTPVGINGQLRVCGVHLCNRYDRPIQLRGMSTHGLQWFANCYNNASLDALATDWRADLLRIAMYVQEGGYETDPAGFTSRVNSLVDQAGARGMYALIDFHTLTPGDPNLNLDRAKTFFAAVSARNAARTNVIYEIANEPNGVSWSGIKSYAEQVIPVIRANDPDAVVIVGTRGWSSLGVSDGASSAEVVANPVRASNIMYAFHFYAASHKDNYRAELEKAAGTLPMFVTEFGTVSASGGGAVDTASTTAWLDLLDRLKISYANWTYSDAGEGSAAFRAGTCAAGTYTGTGVLTESGALVRNRIRTADDFPTS; this is encoded by the coding sequence ATGCGCAGAGTGAAACTGAAACTTCTCGTGGCCGGCGCGGTCGCCGCCGCCGTCTCGACGGTGGCGCTGATCGCCCTGCCGGCCTCCGCCGAGACCGCCGCGTTCACCGTGACGAACTCCTGGTCCACCGGCTACCAGGCGAGCGTGGTGGTCAAGAACGACACCTCCTCGACGCTCGACACCTGGCGGGTGCAGCTCACGCTGCCCGCTGGAACGACGATCGTCAATGCCTGGAACGCGACGCTGGCCACGTCGGGCAGCACCCACACGTTCACCCCGGCCGGGTGGAACGCCACCATCGCGGCGGGCGCCTCGACCGAGTTCGGGATGATCGTCAACGGCACCGGGCGGCCCACCGCCTGCACGGTGAACGACGCCACCTGCGGCATCACGACCGCGCCCGCCACGCCGTCGGCCACCACGCCCACGGCCGTACCCACCACGCCGTCGGCGCGGCCCACCACGGCGAGCCCGTCGCCGTCGCGGACCACCACGCCGACCACCACCCCGACCGCCACGCCGACCACCCCGCCGGCCGGCGGCACCGGCACGCCCGTCGGGATCAACGGGCAGCTGCGGGTCTGCGGCGTGCACCTGTGCAACCGGTACGACCGCCCGATCCAGTTGCGCGGCATGAGCACCCACGGCCTGCAGTGGTTCGCGAACTGCTACAACAACGCCTCCCTCGACGCGCTCGCCACCGACTGGCGCGCCGACCTGCTCCGCATCGCCATGTACGTGCAGGAGGGCGGCTACGAGACCGACCCGGCCGGCTTCACGAGCCGGGTCAACTCGCTCGTCGACCAGGCCGGGGCCCGCGGCATGTACGCCCTCATCGACTTCCACACGCTCACGCCCGGCGACCCCAACCTCAACCTGGACCGCGCCAAGACGTTCTTCGCCGCGGTGTCCGCGCGCAACGCCGCCAGGACCAACGTCATCTACGAGATCGCCAACGAGCCGAACGGTGTCTCCTGGTCCGGCATCAAGAGCTACGCCGAGCAGGTCATCCCGGTGATCCGGGCCAACGATCCGGACGCCGTGGTCATCGTCGGCACCCGGGGCTGGTCGTCGCTGGGCGTCTCCGACGGCGCGAGCTCCGCCGAGGTCGTCGCGAACCCGGTCCGCGCGAGCAACATCATGTACGCGTTCCACTTCTACGCGGCGTCGCACAAGGACAACTACCGCGCCGAACTGGAGAAGGCGGCCGGCACGCTGCCGATGTTCGTCACCGAGTTCGGCACGGTGAGCGCCAGCGGCGGCGGAGCGGTGGACACGGCCAGCACGACCGCGTGGCTCGACCTGCTCGATCGCCTGAAGATCAGCTACGCGAACTGGACGTACTCCGACGCCGGTGAGGGCAGCGCCGCGTTCCGGGCCGGCACCTGCGCCGCCGGCACGTACACCGGGACCGGCGTGCTCACCGAATCCGGCGCGCTGGTGCGCAACCGGATCCGTACCGCGGACGACTTCCCCACCTCCTGA
- a CDS encoding DUF4360 domain-containing protein → MIPHLMIMALAALPAPAGDGVTIEKVKVNGSGCRPDTVAVALSADRTAFTVIYSDYLARAGAGGKTKDQRRTCGITVRLGVPGTMAYAITAVDHRGFAHLEAGASATLSARYHFTGAGAPAYTTHAFAAGLDDSWQVTEPAGSPAMFSPCGGSTVDIDTELRAQADRADAATSYITMDSTDGAVGETYRLTYRAC, encoded by the coding sequence GTGATCCCGCACCTCATGATCATGGCTCTCGCCGCCCTGCCCGCGCCGGCCGGCGACGGCGTCACGATCGAGAAGGTGAAGGTCAACGGCTCCGGCTGCCGGCCGGACACCGTCGCGGTCGCGCTCTCGGCCGACCGCACGGCCTTCACCGTGATCTACAGCGACTACCTCGCCCGGGCCGGCGCGGGCGGCAAGACCAAGGACCAGCGGCGCACCTGCGGCATCACCGTACGGCTCGGCGTGCCGGGGACCATGGCGTACGCGATCACGGCCGTCGACCACCGCGGCTTCGCGCACCTCGAGGCCGGCGCCTCGGCGACCCTGTCGGCGCGCTACCACTTCACGGGCGCGGGCGCGCCGGCGTACACGACGCACGCGTTCGCAGCCGGCCTCGACGACTCCTGGCAGGTCACCGAGCCGGCCGGCAGCCCGGCGATGTTCAGCCCCTGCGGCGGGAGCACGGTGGACATCGACACCGAACTGCGCGCGCAGGCGGACCGGGCCGACGCGGCGACCAGCTACATCACCATGGACTCCACCGACGGCGCGGTCGGCGAGACGTACCGGCTCACCTATCGAGCCTGCTAG
- a CDS encoding nitrate reductase subunit alpha, producing MLAARRFLTRETVGDHGRTLHQVSGNEWDAFYRDRWKYDKVVRSTHGVNCTGSCSWNVFVKDGLITWEHQATDYPTTGPDAPDYEPRGCPRGASFSWYEYSPSRVRHPYVRGVLAEMFREARHRLGDPVLAWAEIVETPLKAAAYKAQRGRGGFVRASWDEAIEMTAAAHVYTTKTYGPDRVVGFSPIPAMSMASFAAGTRYHALLGGTLLSFYDWYADLPVASPQIWGDQTDVPEAGDWWNATYLMMWGSNIPVTRTPDAHFLAEARYKGTKVVAVSPDYADNVKFADDWLAPHPGTDGALAMAMGHVVLTEFFRDRQVPYFTDYVRRFTDLPFLVTVEDGRAGRFLTAADLGSATEDGGEHKTVLIDERTGEPVVPNGSLGFRYGEPGRWNLDLGDVVPALGIDSDETAEVDLARFDVGDTEGGSTVRRGVRVRRIGGHLVTTVFDLLLAQYGVRRGELPGEWPTGYDDAESPNTPAWQERITGVPAALATRIGREFARNAERSRGRSMIVLGAGANQWFHSDMTYRAFIALVTLTGCQGVNGGGWAHYVGQEKARPVTGQQHLSFAFDWQRPMRHQASTPFWYLHTDQWRYERVPADELSSPLGTGRFAGMAFADTVAAAQRMGWTPGHPFFNRNPLDLADDARAAGVPVAEYVVDSLKDGTLTTVAEDPDDPANFPRCLTLWRCNLLGSSGKGNEYFMRHLLGVEGSATADECDPDHRPRDVAWRDDAPTGKVDLLTAIDFRMTNTGLHADVVLPAATWYEKHDISTTDMHPFVHAFSPAVEPPGDAHTDYDAFLALADKVSELAVDHLGVRHDVLAAPLQHDTPDELATPGGRVRDWKAGECEPVPGRTMPKLIEVERDYTQIGRKMRTVGPLLDKVGTTTKAITVDVTPEIEYLKHQNGVIDGRPSLATADRMCEAILTLSGTTNGRVAAAGFAELEARTGQPFKDLIEGHEHDRITYAQTQDAPQPVFTSPEWSGSEKGGRRYSPFTLNVERLKPWHTVTGRQHFFVEHDWVAELGEQLPAFRPPLNMARHFGRPGDAVDGGVTVRFLTPHAKWSVHSMYHDNELMLALSRGGPVIWMSLEDAAKIGVRDNDWIEAHNRNGVVVARAVVSHRMPEGTVFQYHSPERTVNVPKAEKSRRRGGYHNSMTRLLIKPTHLAGGHAQLTYAFNYYGPIGSQRDEITVIRRRTQEVEY from the coding sequence CTGCTGGCGGCCCGCCGCTTCCTGACCCGGGAGACCGTCGGCGACCACGGGCGCACGCTGCACCAGGTGAGCGGCAACGAATGGGACGCGTTCTACCGTGACCGCTGGAAGTACGACAAGGTGGTCCGCTCCACGCACGGCGTGAACTGCACCGGCTCGTGTTCCTGGAACGTGTTCGTCAAGGACGGGCTGATCACCTGGGAGCACCAGGCCACCGACTACCCGACGACCGGGCCGGACGCCCCGGACTACGAGCCGCGAGGGTGCCCGCGCGGCGCCTCGTTCTCCTGGTACGAGTACTCGCCGTCGCGCGTGCGGCACCCGTACGTGCGTGGGGTCCTGGCCGAGATGTTCCGGGAGGCGCGGCACCGCCTGGGCGACCCGGTGCTCGCGTGGGCCGAGATCGTCGAGACGCCGCTGAAGGCGGCGGCCTACAAGGCGCAGCGCGGCCGCGGCGGCTTCGTCCGGGCGAGCTGGGACGAGGCGATCGAGATGACGGCCGCCGCGCACGTCTACACGACGAAGACGTACGGGCCGGACCGGGTGGTCGGGTTCTCGCCGATCCCCGCGATGTCGATGGCCTCGTTCGCGGCCGGCACCCGTTACCACGCGCTGCTCGGCGGCACGCTGCTCAGCTTCTACGACTGGTACGCCGACCTGCCCGTCGCCTCCCCGCAGATCTGGGGCGACCAGACCGACGTGCCCGAGGCCGGCGACTGGTGGAACGCCACATACCTGATGATGTGGGGCTCGAACATCCCGGTGACCCGTACGCCGGACGCGCACTTCCTCGCCGAGGCCCGCTACAAGGGCACGAAGGTCGTCGCGGTCAGCCCCGACTACGCCGACAACGTGAAGTTCGCCGACGACTGGCTGGCCCCGCACCCGGGCACCGACGGCGCGCTCGCGATGGCGATGGGCCACGTGGTGCTCACCGAGTTCTTCCGGGACCGGCAGGTGCCGTACTTCACCGACTACGTGCGCCGCTTCACCGACCTGCCGTTCCTGGTCACCGTCGAGGACGGCAGGGCAGGCCGGTTCCTGACCGCCGCCGACCTCGGTTCCGCCACCGAGGACGGCGGCGAGCACAAGACCGTGCTGATCGACGAGCGGACCGGCGAGCCGGTCGTGCCCAACGGCTCGCTCGGATTCCGGTACGGCGAGCCCGGCCGCTGGAACCTCGACCTCGGCGACGTGGTGCCCGCCCTGGGCATCGACTCGGACGAGACCGCGGAGGTCGACCTCGCCCGGTTCGACGTCGGCGACACCGAGGGCGGCTCCACCGTGCGCCGCGGCGTCCGCGTCCGGCGCATCGGCGGCCACCTCGTCACCACCGTGTTCGACCTGCTCCTGGCCCAGTACGGCGTGCGCCGCGGCGAGCTGCCCGGCGAGTGGCCCACCGGCTACGACGACGCGGAGTCGCCCAACACCCCGGCGTGGCAGGAGCGGATCACCGGCGTACCGGCCGCGCTCGCCACCCGGATCGGCCGCGAGTTCGCCCGCAACGCCGAGCGCAGCCGGGGCCGCTCGATGATCGTGCTGGGCGCCGGCGCGAACCAGTGGTTCCACTCCGACATGACGTACCGGGCGTTCATCGCGCTGGTCACGCTCACCGGCTGCCAGGGCGTCAACGGCGGCGGCTGGGCGCACTACGTCGGGCAGGAGAAGGCCCGCCCGGTCACCGGCCAGCAGCACCTGTCGTTCGCCTTCGACTGGCAGCGGCCGATGCGGCACCAGGCCAGCACCCCGTTCTGGTACCTGCACACCGACCAGTGGCGCTACGAGCGGGTCCCCGCCGACGAACTGTCGTCGCCGCTGGGCACCGGCCGGTTCGCCGGGATGGCGTTCGCCGACACGGTCGCGGCCGCCCAGCGGATGGGCTGGACGCCCGGCCACCCCTTCTTCAACCGCAACCCCCTCGATCTCGCCGATGACGCGCGGGCGGCGGGTGTGCCCGTGGCGGAGTACGTCGTGGACTCCCTGAAGGACGGCACGCTGACGACCGTCGCGGAGGACCCGGACGACCCGGCGAACTTCCCCCGCTGCCTCACGCTGTGGCGCTGCAACCTGCTCGGCTCGTCCGGCAAGGGCAACGAGTACTTCATGCGGCATCTGCTCGGCGTCGAGGGGTCCGCCACCGCCGACGAGTGCGACCCGGACCACCGGCCGCGCGACGTGGCGTGGCGCGACGACGCCCCGACCGGCAAGGTCGACCTGCTCACCGCGATCGACTTCCGGATGACCAACACCGGCCTGCACGCCGACGTGGTCCTGCCGGCCGCGACCTGGTACGAGAAGCACGACATCTCCACCACCGACATGCACCCGTTCGTGCACGCGTTCAGCCCGGCCGTGGAGCCGCCCGGCGACGCGCACACCGACTACGACGCGTTCCTCGCCCTGGCCGACAAGGTCAGCGAGCTGGCCGTGGACCACCTCGGCGTCCGCCACGACGTGCTCGCCGCGCCGCTGCAGCACGACACCCCGGACGAACTCGCCACCCCCGGCGGCCGGGTGCGGGACTGGAAGGCCGGCGAGTGTGAGCCCGTGCCCGGGCGGACCATGCCCAAGCTCATCGAGGTCGAACGCGACTACACGCAGATCGGCCGGAAGATGCGCACGGTCGGCCCACTGCTCGACAAGGTGGGCACCACGACGAAGGCGATCACCGTCGACGTCACACCGGAGATCGAGTACCTCAAGCACCAGAACGGCGTGATCGACGGGCGCCCCTCGCTGGCGACCGCCGACCGCATGTGCGAGGCGATCCTCACGCTGTCGGGCACCACCAACGGACGGGTGGCCGCGGCCGGGTTCGCCGAGCTGGAAGCCCGTACCGGGCAGCCGTTCAAGGACCTGATCGAGGGCCACGAGCACGACCGGATCACGTACGCGCAGACGCAGGACGCGCCGCAGCCGGTGTTCACCAGCCCGGAGTGGTCCGGCTCGGAGAAGGGCGGCCGGCGGTACTCGCCGTTCACGCTCAACGTGGAGCGGCTCAAGCCCTGGCACACCGTCACCGGCCGGCAGCACTTCTTCGTCGAGCACGACTGGGTGGCCGAACTGGGCGAGCAGCTGCCGGCGTTCCGGCCGCCGCTGAACATGGCCCGGCACTTCGGCAGGCCCGGCGACGCCGTCGACGGCGGGGTGACCGTCCGGTTCCTCACCCCGCACGCGAAGTGGTCCGTCCACTCGATGTACCACGACAACGAGCTGATGCTGGCGCTGTCCCGCGGCGGCCCGGTGATCTGGATGAGCCTCGAGGACGCCGCGAAGATCGGCGTACGCGACAACGACTGGATCGAGGCCCACAACCGCAACGGCGTGGTCGTCGCGCGGGCCGTGGTCAGCCACCGGATGCCCGAGGGCACGGTGTTCCAGTACCACTCCCCCGAGCGCACGGTGAACGTCCCGAAGGCCGAGAAGTCGCGCCGGCGCGGCGGCTACCACAACTCGATGACGCGGCTGCTCATCAAGCCCACGCACCTGGCCGGCGGGCACGCCCAACTCACGTACGCCTTCAACTACTACGGCCCGATCGGCAGCCAGCGCGACGAGATCACCGTGATCCGCCGCCGGACCCAGGAAGTGGAGTACTGA
- the narJ gene encoding nitrate reductase molybdenum cofactor assembly chaperone, which produces MRSRVFELAALLLTYPDDDLLAAREELRAAAARVEPEGVREQFTAFLGWLTETPAIEAQRHYVQTFDLRRRSGLYLTYYLHGDTRKRGMALLVLKQRYRAHGLRLTGGELPDLLPVVLEFAATAGPGDGEAPLRQHRQGLELLRAALTEDGTPYRHLLNAVCSVLPGLTDDDRAAIAALASDGPPVETVGLDSIGAGPDVTPYPTCSPAEAFR; this is translated from the coding sequence ATGAGGTCCCGCGTCTTCGAGCTGGCCGCGCTGCTGCTCACGTACCCCGACGACGACCTGCTCGCCGCCCGTGAGGAGCTGCGGGCGGCCGCCGCCCGCGTCGAGCCCGAGGGCGTCCGCGAGCAGTTCACCGCGTTCCTCGGCTGGCTGACGGAGACGCCGGCCATAGAGGCGCAGCGGCACTACGTGCAGACCTTCGACCTGCGCCGGCGCTCCGGGCTGTACCTCACGTACTACCTGCACGGCGACACCCGTAAGCGCGGGATGGCGCTGCTCGTGCTCAAGCAGCGGTACCGCGCCCACGGCCTGCGGCTGACCGGCGGCGAGCTGCCCGACCTGCTGCCCGTGGTGCTGGAGTTCGCCGCCACCGCCGGGCCCGGGGACGGCGAGGCGCCGCTGCGCCAGCACCGGCAGGGCCTCGAACTGCTGCGCGCCGCGCTGACCGAGGACGGCACGCCGTACCGGCATCTGCTGAACGCGGTCTGCTCGGTGCTGCCCGGGCTGACCGACGACGACCGGGCCGCCATCGCGGCGCTCGCCTCGGACGGGCCGCCGGTCGAGACGGTCGGCCTGGACAGCATCGGCGCCGGCCCCGATGTCACCCCGTATCCCACCTGCTCCCCCGCGGAGGCGTTCCGATGA
- the narI gene encoding respiratory nitrate reductase subunit gamma yields the protein MTTLLWVVLPYACLAVFAAGHVWRWRHDQFGWTTRTSQLLESRLLRLGSPLFHLGAFGVIGGHAMGLLVPASLTERLGVPEHVYHVVSVSAGTVTGVMLVAGLALLIARRFVNGRVRRVTTTMDKVLYAFLAAMVVLGMTATVGRNMLGGGYDYRETIAVWFRGIFWFHPRTELMTGAPLVYQLHALGGFLFLALWPFTRLVHVWSAPMAYLWRPYVVYRTRRRPAPAPQPAPAAVRDAGRDPVSTGH from the coding sequence ATGACCACCCTGCTCTGGGTCGTCCTGCCCTATGCCTGCCTCGCCGTCTTCGCCGCCGGGCACGTCTGGCGCTGGCGGCACGACCAGTTCGGCTGGACCACCCGCACCAGCCAGCTGCTGGAGAGCCGGCTGCTGCGGCTCGGCTCCCCGCTGTTCCACCTCGGCGCCTTCGGCGTCATCGGCGGGCACGCCATGGGGCTGCTGGTCCCCGCGTCGCTCACCGAGCGGCTCGGCGTGCCGGAGCACGTGTACCACGTGGTGTCGGTCAGCGCCGGCACGGTCACCGGGGTCATGCTGGTGGCCGGGCTGGCCCTGCTGATCGCCCGCCGCTTCGTCAACGGCCGCGTCCGGCGGGTCACCACGACCATGGACAAGGTCCTGTACGCCTTCCTGGCCGCGATGGTGGTGCTCGGCATGACCGCCACCGTGGGCAGGAACATGCTCGGCGGCGGCTACGACTACCGGGAGACGATCGCCGTCTGGTTCCGGGGGATCTTCTGGTTCCATCCGCGCACCGAGCTGATGACCGGAGCGCCGCTCGTGTACCAGCTCCACGCGCTCGGCGGGTTCCTGTTCCTCGCGCTGTGGCCGTTCACCCGGCTGGTGCACGTGTGGTCGGCGCCGATGGCGTACCTGTGGCGTCCGTACGTCGTCTACCGCACCCGCCGCCGGCCCGCACCCGCGCCGCAACCCGCGCCCGCCGCGGTCCGCGACGCCGGGCGCGACCCGGTGTCAACCGGGCACTGA
- a CDS encoding MFS transporter, giving the protein MTTTPQSATGRGGKPGVMLALATIGFAVNFWAWALLSPLATKFTTTLHLSSFQQSLLVAVPVVVGSLGRIPIGALTDRFGGRIMFPLVSLSTIVPVLYLGLFGHSSLAAILVGGFFLGIGGTAFAVGVPFVNAWFPPERRGFAVGVFGMGMGGTAISALTTVKLINAHSLQTPFLITAAVLALYAGVAWLVLRDAPGRVVPSTPLAARLAATSRLRITWQAAALYAVAFGGYVAFSVYLPAYLKNAYGLTQADAANRMAGFVLLAVLLRPIGGWLSDRVPASRVLAGALAVVVLGALAQSFTPGLAPLGTVAFLSMAAALGTGSGATFALVAQKAPANQVGSVTGVVGAAGGLGGFVPPLVMGSIYGSYHSYALGLVLLAVVAGAALLLNLVSVGRRDAVAA; this is encoded by the coding sequence ATGACCACCACCCCACAGTCGGCCACCGGCCGCGGCGGCAAGCCGGGCGTGATGCTCGCCCTGGCGACGATCGGCTTCGCGGTGAACTTCTGGGCCTGGGCGCTGCTCAGCCCGCTGGCCACGAAGTTCACCACCACACTGCACCTCAGCTCGTTCCAGCAGTCGCTGCTGGTGGCCGTACCGGTCGTGGTCGGCTCGCTCGGGCGCATCCCGATCGGCGCCCTGACCGACCGGTTCGGCGGCCGGATCATGTTCCCGCTGGTCTCGCTCTCCACCATCGTCCCGGTGCTGTACCTCGGCCTGTTCGGGCACAGCTCGCTGGCGGCGATCCTGGTCGGCGGCTTCTTCCTCGGCATCGGCGGCACCGCGTTCGCCGTCGGCGTGCCGTTCGTCAACGCCTGGTTCCCGCCCGAGCGGCGCGGCTTCGCCGTCGGCGTGTTCGGCATGGGCATGGGCGGCACCGCGATCAGCGCGCTCACCACGGTCAAGCTCATCAACGCGCACAGCCTGCAGACCCCGTTCCTGATCACCGCCGCGGTGCTGGCCCTCTACGCCGGGGTCGCGTGGCTGGTGCTGCGCGACGCGCCCGGCCGGGTCGTACCGTCGACCCCGCTCGCCGCCCGCCTGGCCGCCACCTCCCGGCTGCGCATCACCTGGCAGGCCGCCGCGCTGTACGCGGTCGCCTTCGGCGGGTACGTCGCCTTCTCCGTCTACCTCCCGGCCTACCTGAAGAACGCGTACGGGCTGACCCAGGCCGACGCCGCGAACCGGATGGCCGGCTTCGTCCTGCTCGCCGTGCTCCTGCGCCCGATCGGCGGCTGGCTCTCCGACCGCGTCCCGGCCAGCCGGGTGCTCGCCGGCGCGCTGGCCGTGGTGGTGCTGGGCGCCCTCGCGCAGTCCTTCACCCCGGGCCTGGCCCCGCTCGGCACGGTCGCGTTCCTGTCCATGGCCGCCGCGCTCGGCACCGGCAGCGGCGCCACCTTCGCCCTCGTCGCGCAGAAGGCCCCGGCGAACCAGGTGGGCTCGGTCACCGGCGTGGTCGGCGCGGCCGGCGGCCTCGGCGGTTTCGTCCCGCCGCTGGTCATGGGCTCCATCTACGGCAGCTACCACTCGTACGCCCTCGGCCTGGTGCTGCTCGCCGTGGTGGCCGGCGCGGCGCTGCTGCTGAACCTCGTCTCGGTCGGCCGCCGCGACGCCGTGGCGGCCTGA
- a CDS encoding TIGR04053 family radical SAM/SPASM domain-containing protein — translation MPEVRRLRHASAERPFIVIWEATQACPLACHHCRASARPQRDPAELTTDEATGLMAQVAQFGRPAPLFVITGGDPFQRPDLTTLVRRGTDLGLAVSVSPSGTPTLTREALSRLRDAGARAISLSLDAAGPAAHDGFRGVAGVYALTTRAWRDAADLGLKVQINTTVTRRTVDELPDIAAQVRDRGAMLWSVFFLVPTGRGRDLAALDAAETEDVLHLLYDLGETVPVKTTEAHHFRRVCLQRAVLARHGVPAPKLGPLYRRLRRRLDELGLTSGPQRPRRPPLRVSAGDGFVFVSHRGQVHPSGFLPLPAGDVRAQSLVDIYRDAPLFQALRDPDRLGGRCGVCEFRTVCGGSRARAYATTGDVHAEEPVCGYQPGSFPYPEELAELTA, via the coding sequence ATGCCCGAGGTGCGACGGCTGCGGCACGCCTCCGCGGAACGCCCGTTCATCGTGATCTGGGAGGCCACCCAGGCCTGCCCGCTGGCCTGCCACCACTGCCGCGCCTCGGCCCGTCCCCAGCGTGACCCGGCCGAACTGACCACCGACGAGGCCACTGGCCTCATGGCCCAGGTGGCACAGTTCGGCCGGCCGGCGCCGCTGTTCGTCATCACCGGCGGCGACCCGTTCCAGCGCCCCGATCTGACCACGCTGGTGCGCCGCGGCACCGACCTGGGCCTCGCGGTGTCGGTGTCCCCCTCCGGCACCCCCACACTGACCCGCGAGGCCCTCTCCCGGCTCCGCGACGCCGGCGCCCGGGCGATCTCGCTGAGCCTGGACGCGGCCGGTCCGGCCGCGCACGACGGTTTCCGCGGCGTCGCCGGGGTGTACGCGCTGACCACCCGAGCCTGGCGCGACGCCGCGGACCTCGGGCTCAAGGTGCAGATCAACACGACCGTCACCCGGCGTACGGTCGATGAGCTCCCGGACATCGCCGCGCAGGTACGCGACCGCGGCGCCATGCTGTGGAGCGTCTTCTTCCTCGTACCCACCGGGCGCGGGCGTGACCTGGCGGCCCTCGACGCCGCCGAGACCGAGGACGTCCTGCACCTCCTCTACGACCTCGGCGAGACCGTGCCCGTCAAGACCACCGAGGCCCACCACTTCCGGCGCGTCTGCCTCCAGCGTGCGGTTCTGGCCCGTCACGGCGTACCCGCGCCGAAGCTCGGCCCGCTGTACCGGCGGCTGCGGCGGCGCCTCGACGAGCTCGGCCTGACGAGCGGGCCGCAGCGGCCCCGGCGCCCGCCCCTGCGGGTCAGCGCGGGCGACGGCTTCGTCTTCGTCTCGCACCGCGGCCAGGTCCACCCCAGCGGCTTCCTCCCGCTCCCGGCCGGCGACGTCCGGGCGCAGAGCCTGGTCGACATCTACCGCGACGCGCCGCTGTTCCAGGCCCTGCGCGACCCGGACCGGCTGGGCGGGCGGTGCGGGGTGTGCGAGTTCCGGACGGTGTGCGGCGGCTCGCGGGCCCGCGCGTACGCGACAACCGGCGACGTGCACGCCGAGGAGCCCGTGTGCGGCTACCAGCCGGGCTCGTTCCCGTACCCGGAGGAGCTGGCGGAGCTGACGGCGTAG
- a CDS encoding Fur family transcriptional regulator — MTADLEAELRAVPLRVTRPRVAVLAALRRHPHVDTDTVIALVRSELPTVSHQAVYDVLRALTDAGLVRRIQPAGATARYERRVGDNHHHLVCRHCGAIADVDCAAGEAPCLTASDSHGFVVDEAEVVYWGACPDCATERPLPQSARSEGST, encoded by the coding sequence GTGACGGCGGACCTCGAGGCGGAGCTCCGGGCGGTCCCCCTGCGGGTGACCCGGCCCCGGGTCGCCGTGCTCGCCGCCCTGCGCCGGCACCCGCACGTCGACACCGACACGGTGATCGCGCTGGTCCGCTCCGAGCTGCCCACGGTCTCCCACCAGGCCGTCTACGACGTGCTCCGCGCGCTCACCGACGCCGGGCTGGTCCGGCGCATCCAGCCGGCCGGCGCGACCGCACGCTACGAGCGCCGGGTCGGCGACAACCACCACCACCTCGTGTGCCGCCACTGCGGCGCCATCGCCGACGTGGACTGCGCCGCCGGCGAAGCCCCCTGTCTCACCGCCTCCGACAGCCACGGGTTCGTGGTCGACGAGGCGGAGGTCGTCTACTGGGGCGCCTGCCCCGACTGCGCGACCGAACGCCCTCTCCCGCAATCGGCCCGTTCGGAAGGAAGCACATGA